A part of Maridesulfovibrio hydrothermalis AM13 = DSM 14728 genomic DNA contains:
- a CDS encoding ABC transporter ATP-binding protein — protein sequence MSNERRTVLEVKGVCKDFGGLRALDDVDLDVKEGEIVALIGPNGAGKTTFFNCITGIYSPTFGDVNIDPLGGGFQRINGLKTNKITELGMARTFQNIRLFPSMSVIENVMIGCHCRTKATFLGAIFRDPRTKREERETILKSYELLKELGLDQFSDELACNLPYGAQRRLEIARALATDPFLLLLDEPAAGMNPQETLELEDLIVAIKEKHNISVLLIEHDMKMVMSLSDRLFVLEYGREIAHGTPQEVSENPAVIKAYLGEDLDA from the coding sequence ATGAGTAATGAAAGAAGAACAGTTCTCGAAGTAAAAGGCGTCTGCAAGGACTTTGGCGGCCTTCGCGCGCTCGATGATGTTGATCTTGATGTTAAGGAAGGGGAGATTGTAGCCCTTATCGGTCCGAATGGAGCTGGTAAGACAACTTTTTTTAACTGCATCACTGGTATCTACTCGCCGACATTCGGAGATGTTAATATTGATCCTCTTGGCGGTGGATTTCAAAGAATCAACGGCTTGAAGACTAATAAAATTACGGAACTCGGCATGGCCCGTACGTTCCAGAATATCAGACTTTTTCCGTCAATGTCAGTTATTGAGAATGTGATGATCGGCTGTCATTGCCGTACTAAGGCTACTTTTCTCGGCGCAATTTTCCGTGATCCCAGAACTAAAAGGGAAGAGCGGGAAACCATACTCAAAAGCTATGAGCTGTTGAAAGAGCTGGGACTTGATCAGTTCTCAGATGAGCTTGCCTGTAATCTTCCTTATGGCGCACAGAGGCGTCTTGAGATTGCAAGAGCACTGGCAACCGATCCTTTTTTGCTGCTTCTGGATGAGCCTGCCGCAGGTATGAATCCGCAGGAAACTCTGGAATTGGAAGATCTTATCGTTGCAATCAAGGAAAAACATAATATCTCTGTTCTCCTCATTGAGCATGATATGAAAATGGTCATGAGTCTTTCCGACCGTCTGTTCGTACTTGAATATGGTCGCGAAATTGCTCACGGAACGCCTCAGGAGGTCAGTGAAAATCCCGCTGTAATCAAGGCTTATCTTGGAGAAGACCTAGATGCTTAA
- a CDS encoding CcmD family protein, translating into MKSETYLFIANIAVWAVIAGYLAFIASKGAAMDRRLKQMELLDNDK; encoded by the coding sequence ATGAAAAGTGAAACATACCTGTTCATCGCAAATATCGCTGTCTGGGCCGTTATTGCCGGATATCTGGCATTTATTGCATCCAAAGGTGCAGCCATGGACCGCCGTCTAAAGCAGATGGAGTTACTTGATAATGACAAATAA
- the guaB gene encoding IMP dehydrogenase — MEKVVGQALTFDDVLLLPAYSEVLPDKVDVSAKLTEEITLGIPLISAAMDTVTESKMGIQMARHGGAGVIHKNMSVRDQVREVERVKKSESGMVTDPIVVHPDDTVGKALDLMAEFKISGFPVVKGEHLVGIITNRDVRFITDRNVSVSEVMTSRNLVTVLKGTSSEEAKRHLHTNRIEKLLVVDEENKLTGLITIKDIDKVKKYPNATKDSQGRLRVGAAVGVGSDLMERSSALINAGVDFLTLDSAHGHSKGILDAIRELRSCYPDVQIIGGNIATYDGACALIDAGVNAVKVGIGPGSICTTRVVAGVGVPQITAIMEAARACRERGIGVIGDGGIKFSGDVVKALVAGANTVMMGSMFAGTDESPGEKVLYQGRSYKLYRGMGSIDAMKKGSSDRYFQKDTNKLVPEGIVGRVPYKGPVSDSVYQIIGGLRSGMGYVGCANIDEMAEKAQFTRMSAAGFKESHVHDVIITKEAPNYRVDSY, encoded by the coding sequence ATGGAAAAGGTAGTTGGTCAGGCTCTGACTTTTGACGATGTTCTGCTTTTGCCCGCCTATTCGGAAGTTCTTCCCGATAAGGTGGACGTATCCGCCAAGCTCACCGAAGAGATCACTCTCGGAATTCCGCTTATCAGTGCAGCTATGGACACTGTAACCGAGTCCAAAATGGGTATCCAGATGGCACGTCACGGTGGCGCTGGAGTCATTCATAAAAATATGAGTGTCCGGGATCAGGTTCGCGAGGTTGAGAGGGTTAAAAAATCTGAGTCCGGCATGGTCACCGATCCTATCGTTGTCCACCCGGACGATACCGTCGGTAAAGCTCTAGACCTTATGGCTGAGTTTAAGATTTCCGGTTTTCCGGTTGTCAAAGGTGAACACCTTGTAGGTATTATCACCAACCGTGACGTCCGGTTTATCACTGATAGAAACGTATCTGTTTCCGAAGTAATGACCAGCCGCAATCTTGTGACTGTTCTGAAAGGAACGTCTTCCGAAGAAGCCAAACGTCACCTGCACACCAACCGCATTGAAAAACTGCTGGTTGTTGACGAAGAAAATAAATTGACCGGCTTGATTACCATTAAGGATATCGACAAAGTCAAAAAATATCCCAATGCAACAAAAGATTCACAGGGTAGACTCCGCGTAGGCGCAGCAGTCGGCGTAGGCAGCGATCTTATGGAACGCAGTTCCGCGCTTATTAATGCCGGTGTTGACTTTCTTACTCTTGATTCTGCGCACGGTCACTCTAAAGGTATCCTTGATGCTATCAGAGAACTCCGCTCATGCTACCCTGATGTTCAGATAATTGGCGGTAACATTGCAACTTACGATGGCGCGTGTGCTCTTATTGATGCCGGCGTTAATGCTGTTAAAGTAGGTATCGGCCCCGGTTCTATCTGCACCACCCGCGTAGTTGCAGGTGTAGGCGTTCCTCAGATAACTGCGATCATGGAAGCAGCCAGAGCATGCAGAGAACGTGGGATCGGCGTAATCGGTGATGGCGGTATCAAGTTCTCCGGTGATGTTGTGAAGGCTCTTGTCGCCGGAGCAAATACTGTAATGATGGGGTCCATGTTTGCCGGAACTGACGAAAGTCCCGGTGAAAAAGTTCTTTATCAGGGACGCAGCTACAAACTATACCGCGGCATGGGGTCTATCGATGCCATGAAGAAAGGTAGCTCCGACCGTTATTTTCAGAAGGACACCAACAAACTTGTTCCTGAAGGGATTGTTGGACGTGTTCCTTATAAAGGGCCTGTTTCCGACAGCGTCTATCAGATCATCGGTGGTCTGCGTTCCGGTATGGGCTATGTCGGTTGTGCAAATATCGATGAAATGGCTGAAAAAGCACAGTTCACCCGTATGTCGGCCGCCGGTTTTAAAGAAAGCCATGTACACGATGTAATCATCACCAAAGAAGCACCCAACTATCGGGTTGATTCTTATTAA
- a CDS encoding tetratricopeptide repeat protein produces MTNNKSGLSLTGPQKTIVWLLGMALVVIFIGSLVYRMNHPGNKVEFQQQGGSASSGMPGGGPGGMDAMNEESMKMVRELMERMGKEPDNMEIQLELANSFMMIRAYDRAKTFFERVIKKEPENVSALMGLGMCYYQAEKFAEAAASFDKILAFEPNDSMAEFNTGIIKKYYLHDHEVADKHFENIIANPNTPEDMKKRAEEELKKDPHPEQ; encoded by the coding sequence ATGACAAATAATAAATCTGGATTATCCCTCACCGGCCCTCAGAAAACTATTGTGTGGCTGCTGGGCATGGCTCTGGTGGTTATTTTTATAGGTTCATTAGTCTATCGTATGAATCATCCGGGCAATAAGGTAGAATTTCAGCAGCAGGGCGGCTCCGCGTCCAGTGGTATGCCCGGTGGTGGTCCCGGCGGAATGGACGCCATGAATGAAGAAAGCATGAAGATGGTTCGTGAACTCATGGAGCGCATGGGCAAAGAACCGGACAATATGGAAATCCAACTTGAACTTGCCAATTCATTTATGATGATCAGGGCTTATGACCGCGCCAAGACCTTTTTTGAAAGAGTTATCAAAAAAGAGCCTGAAAATGTGAGCGCACTTATGGGGCTTGGTATGTGTTACTATCAGGCTGAAAAATTTGCTGAGGCGGCTGCTTCATTTGATAAGATTCTGGCTTTTGAGCCGAATGATTCCATGGCCGAGTTTAACACGGGGATCATTAAAAAATATTATCTGCATGACCATGAAGTTGCTGACAAGCACTTCGAAAATATCATAGCCAATCCGAATACACCGGAGGATATGAAAAAGCGTGCAGAAGAGGAACTTAAAAAAGATCCTCATCCTGAACAATAA
- the ccsA gene encoding cytochrome c biogenesis protein CcsA codes for MNLAIAALITGIALCVGQYFIWMYAPVEMTMGLVQKIFYTHMPMAVWAMISFFVVFLFSAAYLLKRDIKFDYIAGAAAEIGVVFSGLALVTGSLWGRAAWNVWWTWDPRLTTTLIMWFVYAAYLVLRTSPMSAERRSLVCAVLGIVAFVDVPLVFYSARLWRSVHPNVLGAKGGGMAPEMLTALLVSVAAFGLFWLVLLLVRYRQIRLSGELDARMVWDND; via the coding sequence ATGAATCTTGCAATAGCGGCACTGATAACCGGCATTGCTTTATGTGTCGGGCAGTACTTCATCTGGATGTACGCTCCAGTCGAGATGACTATGGGGTTGGTGCAGAAAATTTTCTACACCCACATGCCTATGGCGGTCTGGGCCATGATAAGTTTTTTCGTGGTCTTTTTATTCAGTGCGGCATACTTGCTTAAAAGAGATATCAAGTTTGATTATATTGCCGGAGCTGCTGCTGAAATCGGAGTCGTTTTCAGCGGACTTGCTCTTGTCACCGGTTCTCTTTGGGGAAGGGCGGCATGGAATGTCTGGTGGACATGGGATCCAAGGCTGACAACCACACTTATTATGTGGTTTGTCTACGCTGCCTATCTTGTCCTTCGTACTTCACCCATGTCTGCTGAGCGCAGGTCTCTGGTGTGCGCAGTTCTCGGAATAGTCGCCTTTGTTGATGTCCCTCTCGTGTTTTATTCGGCGCGACTATGGAGAAGTGTTCATCCCAATGTACTGGGGGCTAAAGGTGGCGGAATGGCACCTGAAATGCTGACCGCACTTCTTGTAAGTGTCGCGGCATTCGGTTTGTTCTGGCTTGTTCTTCTGCTGGTCAGATATCGTCAGATCCGTCTTTCGGGAGAATTAGATGCCCGGATGGTCTGGGATAACGATTAA
- a CDS encoding branched-chain amino acid ABC transporter substrate-binding protein codes for MKRSLLTLSFVLMLTIGLIGCSGEKKEESPAKKETAEKAAPAAETIILGVPGAQSGDLASYGLPTVEAAKLVVKAVNDAGGINGAQVVISTQDDQCKPEFATNAAFKLVSDKATVVLGHICSGATKAAMPIYKESNIVCMSPSATNPALTQSGDYPNFFRTIASDDAQAALASKFAMEKLGLKNIAVIHDKGDYGKGFAEFAKKYIEESGSSKVALFEGVTPGAVDYSAVVQKIKASGADAVIFGGYHPEASKIVSQMRKKKMTIPFISDDGVKAKTFIDVAGAAAEGVYATGPRDITGNPMYKVALDQYKASNEGEPGAFFFEAYSAAQALLKAIEVAGSTDYDKIVNALRTHEVDTPVGKIKFDAKGDAIGVGFSMYQVKNGEYAEVK; via the coding sequence ATGAAACGTTCATTGCTGACTCTGTCGTTTGTACTGATGCTGACCATTGGTCTCATCGGTTGCAGCGGCGAGAAAAAGGAAGAGTCCCCGGCGAAAAAAGAAACCGCAGAAAAAGCTGCACCCGCTGCCGAGACAATCATTCTCGGAGTACCAGGTGCGCAGAGTGGTGACCTCGCTTCTTACGGTCTTCCTACAGTTGAAGCAGCGAAGCTTGTTGTAAAGGCCGTCAACGATGCCGGTGGTATCAACGGTGCACAGGTTGTAATTTCGACTCAGGATGATCAGTGCAAACCTGAATTTGCGACTAATGCAGCTTTCAAGCTCGTTTCTGATAAGGCCACTGTTGTTCTTGGACATATCTGCTCCGGTGCAACTAAAGCAGCTATGCCTATCTATAAAGAATCCAACATTGTCTGCATGTCTCCCTCCGCGACCAACCCTGCTCTGACTCAGAGCGGAGACTATCCAAACTTTTTCAGAACAATTGCTTCCGATGATGCTCAGGCCGCTTTGGCAAGCAAATTCGCTATGGAGAAACTCGGCCTTAAAAATATTGCTGTAATCCACGACAAAGGGGATTACGGTAAAGGTTTTGCTGAGTTCGCTAAAAAATACATCGAAGAATCCGGTTCCAGTAAAGTTGCTCTTTTCGAAGGCGTAACTCCCGGCGCTGTTGATTACTCCGCTGTTGTACAGAAAATTAAAGCTTCCGGTGCTGATGCCGTCATCTTCGGTGGTTATCATCCTGAAGCTTCTAAAATTGTATCCCAGATGCGTAAAAAGAAAATGACCATCCCTTTCATCTCTGATGATGGTGTTAAAGCTAAAACCTTTATTGATGTAGCCGGCGCTGCTGCTGAAGGCGTATACGCAACCGGTCCCCGCGACATCACCGGCAACCCCATGTATAAGGTTGCTCTAGACCAGTACAAGGCTTCCAATGAAGGCGAGCCGGGTGCATTCTTTTTCGAAGCTTATTCCGCTGCTCAGGCATTGCTGAAAGCTATCGAAGTTGCCGGTTCAACCGACTATGACAAGATTGTTAACGCTCTGCGCACACACGAAGTTGATACCCCGGTGGGTAAAATTAAATTCGATGCAAAGGGTGATGCAATCGGTGTCGGTTTCTCCATGTATCAGGTTAAAAACGGTGAGTACGCAGAAGTTAAATAA
- the livM gene encoding high-affinity branched-chain amino acid ABC transporter permease LivM, whose translation MEGLKKSILAALWFMFLTLPIMGVFVNTIDKSITWRLDRVLYVGVAAFFLSFAWRYMMNRKEVGKKQEEESTEEQVTAYSKLMTNPKFYYPLIIAIMAFALLFPKLFSMYQVNIMISALIYVVLGLGLNIVVGLAGLLDLGYVAFYAVGAYSYALMNLYWGVSFWIALPVGALLGALCGILLGFPVLRLRGDYLAIVTLGFGEIIRLVLENWGSFTHGPSGIANIPRPDFFGLASGLSNSIYFMYYMMLVMVLFTIFIVNRLKNSRIGRAWQALREDEIACQAMGIDKMKTKLLAFSLGATWAGLVGVVFAAKTSFVNPASFTFLESAIILSIVVLGGMGSILGVILGALVLILLPEYLRAFSEYRMLVFGATMVLVMVFRPQGLIRDVRKRIDISAVRKALGGAHE comes from the coding sequence ATGGAAGGCTTGAAAAAATCAATACTGGCTGCATTGTGGTTCATGTTTTTGACCCTGCCCATTATGGGGGTCTTCGTGAACACAATTGATAAGTCCATTACCTGGCGTCTGGACCGTGTTCTGTATGTCGGTGTGGCTGCTTTTTTCCTCTCCTTTGCCTGGCGTTATATGATGAACAGGAAGGAGGTTGGTAAAAAGCAGGAAGAGGAATCCACCGAGGAACAGGTTACAGCTTATTCCAAGCTGATGACCAATCCGAAATTTTATTATCCGCTCATCATCGCCATTATGGCGTTTGCTCTTTTATTCCCTAAATTATTTTCCATGTATCAGGTCAATATCATGATCTCGGCACTTATTTATGTAGTGCTTGGACTTGGTTTGAATATTGTTGTCGGCCTTGCCGGTCTGCTTGATCTTGGGTACGTGGCTTTTTACGCCGTCGGTGCTTATTCGTACGCGCTGATGAATCTGTACTGGGGCGTAAGTTTCTGGATTGCTCTCCCTGTGGGCGCGCTGCTTGGCGCATTGTGCGGGATTTTGCTTGGTTTTCCAGTCCTGCGTCTGCGTGGTGACTATCTTGCAATTGTAACCCTTGGCTTTGGTGAGATTATTCGTCTTGTTCTTGAGAACTGGGGCAGTTTTACTCACGGCCCATCCGGTATTGCAAATATCCCCCGCCCTGATTTTTTCGGACTGGCAAGCGGACTCTCAAACTCTATCTATTTCATGTATTACATGATGCTGGTGATGGTGTTGTTTACGATTTTTATTGTCAATCGACTCAAAAACTCCCGTATCGGGCGTGCATGGCAGGCTCTTCGCGAAGACGAAATAGCCTGTCAGGCTATGGGGATTGATAAGATGAAGACCAAGCTGCTGGCATTTTCGCTGGGAGCTACATGGGCCGGACTGGTTGGCGTCGTGTTTGCGGCTAAGACCTCATTTGTCAACCCTGCAAGCTTTACCTTTCTTGAGTCGGCAATCATTCTTTCGATTGTTGTCCTTGGCGGAATGGGATCGATTCTTGGAGTTATCCTCGGCGCTCTTGTTCTTATCCTGCTCCCGGAATACCTGAGGGCTTTTTCCGAATACCGCATGCTTGTTTTCGGAGCCACAATGGTTTTGGTTATGGTCTTCAGGCCGCAGGGACTTATCAGGGATGTGCGCAAGAGAATTGATATAAGTGCAGTGAGGAAAGCTTTAGGTGGCGCCCATGAGTAA
- a CDS encoding branched-chain amino acid ABC transporter permease: MEYFLELFLSGLTRGSIYALIALGYTMVYGIIELINFAHGEIYMIGAFVGLTVAGILTSLGFPAASIMVMASMAAVVYAAAYGYTLEKIAYRPLRGAPRLSPLISAIGMSIFLQNYVMLSQTSDFLSFPSLTPEFDFLENYSSMIGSSDFLIIVVAGFVMVALNLFIKFTRMGKAMRATAQNRKMAMLVGINVDQVISATFVIGSSLAAVGGVLIASHIGQINFFIGFIAGIKAFTAAVLGGIGSIPGAMLGGLILGWTESFCTGYVSSDYEDVFAFALLVLILIFRPSGLLGKAPIQKV, from the coding sequence ATGGAATATTTTCTGGAACTATTTCTTAGCGGTCTGACCAGAGGAAGCATCTATGCGCTTATCGCTCTTGGTTACACCATGGTTTATGGTATCATTGAGTTGATTAACTTTGCGCATGGCGAAATCTACATGATCGGGGCCTTTGTAGGATTGACTGTTGCCGGTATTCTGACCAGTCTGGGCTTTCCCGCAGCATCTATCATGGTGATGGCTTCTATGGCTGCTGTTGTTTATGCAGCTGCTTACGGTTATACTTTGGAGAAGATTGCCTACCGCCCTCTTAGAGGTGCACCTAGACTTTCTCCGCTTATTTCCGCTATCGGTATGTCAATTTTTCTTCAGAACTATGTAATGCTTTCCCAGACTTCTGACTTCCTTTCTTTTCCCAGTCTGACTCCTGAGTTTGATTTTCTTGAAAATTATTCATCCATGATCGGATCTTCCGACTTTTTAATCATTGTCGTTGCGGGATTTGTTATGGTTGCTCTTAACCTTTTCATTAAATTCACAAGAATGGGCAAAGCTATGCGCGCTACGGCTCAAAACCGTAAAATGGCCATGCTCGTCGGTATCAATGTGGATCAGGTTATTTCCGCAACTTTCGTTATCGGCTCGTCACTAGCTGCTGTCGGCGGGGTGCTCATTGCATCACACATCGGTCAGATCAACTTTTTTATCGGATTTATCGCAGGCATCAAGGCTTTCACGGCAGCTGTTCTCGGCGGCATCGGCTCCATTCCCGGAGCAATGCTCGGCGGACTGATTCTCGGCTGGACCGAGAGTTTCTGTACCGGATATGTTTCCAGTGATTACGAAGACGTTTTTGCTTTCGCACTGCTGGTGCTGATCTTGATTTTCAGACCTTCCGGACTTCTCGGCAAGGCTCCGATTCAGAAAGTTTAA
- a CDS encoding heme exporter protein CcmB, translating to MLKRGLIIASKDLRLSMVGGQGLTQAVLLGLLLIFVFSLSRPAGQIVEPQAASAIFWLASSFGLVLVFNTLFSMEESNEARLGLLSSPVPLHAVWFGKGLAGFGLLLSSQLVFLPATMVFLGQDMKGSFALFAVTLLAADWGLVALGALLGAISQGQAARESLLSVILFPLLLPILLGAIQLMNSVFSGITLMDESSWIGIIVSASALFSGAGLLLFPFIYSGEQ from the coding sequence ATGCTTAAACGAGGACTTATAATTGCTTCAAAGGATTTGCGGCTTTCTATGGTTGGCGGGCAGGGACTTACGCAGGCGGTTCTTTTAGGATTGCTGCTGATCTTTGTTTTCAGCTTATCGCGCCCTGCCGGTCAGATAGTAGAGCCGCAGGCAGCCTCTGCCATCTTCTGGCTTGCTTCATCCTTCGGGCTGGTATTGGTCTTTAATACTTTGTTTTCAATGGAAGAATCAAACGAGGCACGGCTGGGGCTTTTGTCTTCGCCTGTGCCGCTTCATGCTGTTTGGTTCGGAAAAGGACTGGCCGGATTTGGACTGCTGCTGAGTTCTCAGCTGGTTTTCCTGCCGGCAACAATGGTCTTTTTGGGACAGGATATGAAGGGGTCATTTGCACTTTTTGCGGTGACTCTGCTTGCTGCGGACTGGGGGCTTGTCGCTTTGGGAGCACTGCTTGGTGCTATTTCTCAGGGACAGGCTGCACGGGAATCACTACTTTCAGTGATTCTTTTCCCATTGCTGCTGCCGATTCTGCTCGGAGCGATTCAATTGATGAATTCGGTTTTTTCCGGAATCACACTGATGGACGAAAGTTCGTGGATTGGAATTATTGTTTCCGCCTCGGCTTTGTTCAGCGGCGCTGGTCTGCTCCTTTTTCCCTTTATATACAGCGGCGAGCAGTAG
- a CDS encoding ABC transporter ATP-binding protein, protein MLKLNNVNTFYGNIQALRNINIEVEQGEIITLIGANGAGKTTTLMTISGVVPPRSGEVLYNGKPIQKLNPDKIVKMGISQVPEGRLIFPDLTITENLDMGAFLRDDKDGVKEDMDHVFELFPILWERRKQAGGNLSGGEQQMLAISRALMARPKLLLLDEPSLGLAPLIIRQIFEIIKKINKESGTTVFLVEQNANLALKTAHRGYVMENGEIILSDSSENLLANEEIKKAYLGL, encoded by the coding sequence ATGCTTAAGCTAAATAACGTAAATACCTTTTATGGTAATATTCAGGCTCTTCGCAATATTAATATCGAAGTGGAGCAGGGTGAAATTATTACTCTGATCGGAGCCAACGGTGCGGGAAAAACTACAACACTTATGACTATCAGCGGTGTTGTGCCTCCACGCAGCGGTGAAGTTTTATATAATGGCAAGCCTATACAGAAGCTTAATCCGGATAAGATTGTTAAAATGGGGATTTCTCAAGTGCCGGAAGGGCGTCTTATTTTTCCTGATCTGACAATCACCGAAAATCTGGATATGGGAGCTTTTCTGCGTGACGATAAAGACGGGGTTAAAGAAGATATGGATCATGTCTTCGAACTTTTCCCTATCCTTTGGGAACGCCGCAAGCAGGCCGGAGGTAATCTTTCCGGAGGGGAGCAGCAGATGCTGGCAATTTCAAGGGCGCTCATGGCCCGGCCTAAATTGCTTCTGCTTGATGAACCTTCACTGGGACTGGCTCCGCTTATTATTCGCCAGATTTTTGAAATTATCAAAAAAATCAACAAGGAAAGTGGAACCACTGTTTTTCTTGTGGAGCAGAACGCTAACCTCGCTCTCAAGACTGCTCATCGTGGTTATGTCATGGAGAACGGGGAGATAATACTTTCTGACAGCAGTGAAAACCTGCTGGCCAACGAGGAAATTAAAAAGGCTTATCTAGGACTTTAA